The following are from one region of the Pseudomonadota bacterium genome:
- a CDS encoding ABC transporter ATP-binding protein, giving the protein MADLAITTQGLTRRFGRLTALENLDLNVARGNFCALLGPNGAGKSTTFRLLLGLLPPTAGEGQVLGTDLTAIRSELFQQVAYLADQTQLPGHVSASDYLAYLRPFYRTWDKELEQRLCERLLVPADRRLATLSRGNRQKVALISCLAFRPRLLLLDEPFAGIDVAVRDQIVDSVLASAGDQPMTVVLASHDLDEIERLVDQVVMLRKGRCYLQEPTEYLLNRFRRIRVRLREAPGAPPGDSSLTEDWIQWRQDGARLELVHSRFDPTGTEQELRQQLPGLEELSTEPMSLRDVVAAVSRPTRRAAPCL; this is encoded by the coding sequence ATGGCAGATCTGGCCATCACAACCCAGGGACTGACCCGGCGTTTTGGACGCCTGACGGCGCTGGAAAATCTCGACCTCAACGTCGCGAGGGGCAACTTTTGCGCGCTGCTCGGTCCCAACGGTGCGGGCAAATCCACCACCTTTCGCCTACTGCTGGGCCTGCTGCCTCCCACGGCCGGCGAGGGCCAGGTTCTGGGCACCGACCTGACGGCGATCCGGTCAGAGCTGTTTCAGCAGGTGGCCTACCTCGCAGACCAGACGCAGCTCCCGGGACACGTCAGCGCGAGCGACTATCTGGCCTACCTGCGGCCGTTCTACCGCACCTGGGATAAGGAACTGGAACAGCGGCTTTGCGAGCGGCTGTTGGTGCCGGCGGACCGACGCCTGGCGACCCTGTCGCGAGGCAACAGGCAGAAGGTGGCGCTGATCTCCTGCCTTGCTTTCCGCCCCCGGCTCCTCCTGCTCGATGAGCCGTTCGCCGGAATTGATGTAGCGGTACGGGACCAGATTGTCGACAGCGTGTTGGCGAGCGCTGGTGATCAGCCCATGACCGTCGTGCTGGCCTCCCACGACCTGGACGAAATCGAGCGGCTGGTCGATCAGGTGGTCATGCTGCGGAAGGGCCGGTGCTATTTGCAGGAACCCACGGAATATCTGCTGAACCGATTTCGAAGGATCCGCGTTCGGCTCCGGGAGGCGCCGGGGGCCCCACCGGGCGATTCGTCGTTGACGGAAGACTGGATTCAGTGGCGCCAGGACGGCGCCCGGTTGGAGCTGGTGCACAGCCGTTTCGATCCAACCGGCACGGAGCAAGAGCTGCGGCAGCAGTTGCCCGGTCTTGAGGAACTGTCTACCGAGCCCATGTCGCTGCGGGATGTGGTGGCGGCAGTTTCCAGGCCTACCCGGAGAGCCGCGCCGTGTCTCTGA
- a CDS encoding GntR family transcriptional regulator: MLPFSVVFKPGVPAHTQVAYAARKAIVAGQLKPGDRFPSVRVLSQELKINPNTAHKVVARLVEEGLLEVRPGVGTLVTSSTQVTKADRQKVLGDPLEQVVVAARQMNLSLDEVQAALTRHWSRLDPDPKSEGD; this comes from the coding sequence ATGTTGCCGTTTTCGGTTGTGTTCAAACCCGGTGTGCCGGCCCATACTCAGGTGGCCTACGCCGCCCGCAAGGCCATCGTGGCCGGGCAGCTCAAGCCCGGCGACCGATTTCCCTCGGTGCGGGTACTGAGCCAGGAGCTCAAAATCAATCCGAACACCGCGCACAAGGTTGTGGCCCGACTGGTGGAAGAGGGGTTGCTGGAAGTGCGCCCTGGTGTTGGAACCCTGGTTACCAGCAGCACGCAGGTCACCAAGGCGGATCGGCAGAAGGTGCTGGGAGATCCGCTGGAGCAGGTGGTGGTAGCGGCGCGGCAGATGAACCTGTCGCTGGATGAGGTACAGGCGGCGCTCACACGGCACTGGTCCCGGCTTGATCCGGACCCGAAAAGCGAAGGAGATTAA
- a CDS encoding MarR family winged helix-turn-helix transcriptional regulator — protein sequence MRAQIGYGRTTPPMKLRSITSDNPIPIYFKIAFLANHFRDPTNRAIENEYDLTRPEFSILFCLAQRDKISAIDVADLTQQPKNSLSRGAASLLSKQLITRQDDGNDGRRKLLSLTTKGKAQYRKILHKLKDADKRLIASLTEVELRQLDRLLSKMCSAVYDD from the coding sequence TTGAGAGCGCAAATTGGCTACGGGCGTACTACACCACCGATGAAACTCCGTTCGATAACCTCTGACAACCCGATTCCCATCTACTTCAAGATCGCATTTCTAGCCAATCATTTTCGTGACCCGACGAATCGTGCAATAGAAAACGAATACGATCTGACGCGACCCGAGTTTTCTATCCTTTTTTGCCTTGCTCAGAGGGACAAAATAAGCGCAATCGACGTGGCTGACCTGACGCAGCAACCGAAAAACAGCCTCAGCCGAGGTGCCGCTTCCCTGCTGTCTAAACAATTGATCACTCGACAAGATGACGGAAACGACGGGCGGCGAAAACTCCTCTCTCTGACGACAAAGGGCAAAGCGCAATACCGCAAGATTTTGCACAAGCTAAAAGATGCAGATAAACGGTTGATCGCTTCGTTAACAGAAGTTGAGCTTCGCCAACTCGATAGGTTGCTATCCAAAATGTGTTCGGCAGTATATGACGACTAG
- a CDS encoding alpha/beta fold hydrolase — protein MNSHAPFRFESFFVGGCRTLVSGRPSKPVSFTASAPPYTNNQNGHYHLNPAYVQAFLVGQAENLVLVHGGGFTGSMWESTPDARPGWLQHSVAAGFNTYVIDNVGRGRAGWSATDLDALGPPITRTEEEAWELFRLGENSGYADRVAFENQRFPTADLDNLTVHFVPRWLDHKSESAAALLALLERIGPSIVVAHSQGTECVFEAVERNADQFKALVLVEPSAVPKSCKAMIEPQIPVLLVAGDYLDCLPLWRVLAASYVDLVREIESGGGIAKRLDLNLEVGPGFSHLPMMDIGSDKVFQLIHNWLETAATCSRWRA, from the coding sequence ATGAATTCCCACGCACCATTTCGATTTGAAAGCTTCTTTGTCGGAGGTTGTCGAACCCTGGTGTCGGGTCGCCCGTCTAAACCAGTGTCGTTTACCGCGTCAGCGCCACCGTACACGAATAATCAGAACGGGCATTACCATCTTAATCCGGCCTATGTGCAGGCTTTTCTGGTTGGCCAGGCCGAAAATCTAGTTCTCGTCCATGGTGGTGGGTTTACCGGCTCGATGTGGGAATCGACCCCAGACGCGCGACCGGGTTGGCTGCAGCATAGCGTTGCCGCCGGTTTCAACACCTATGTCATCGACAATGTCGGCCGCGGCAGGGCTGGCTGGTCTGCGACGGACCTTGACGCGCTGGGCCCGCCGATAACGCGCACCGAAGAAGAGGCATGGGAACTGTTCCGTCTCGGCGAAAATAGCGGCTACGCTGATCGTGTGGCGTTTGAAAACCAACGGTTTCCAACCGCCGACCTGGACAACCTGACTGTCCATTTTGTACCGCGATGGCTTGATCACAAGTCCGAAAGCGCCGCCGCCTTGCTGGCTCTGCTTGAGCGCATCGGCCCCAGTATCGTGGTCGCTCATAGCCAGGGCACCGAGTGCGTTTTCGAAGCGGTTGAGCGAAATGCAGATCAATTCAAGGCGTTGGTGTTAGTCGAACCATCCGCCGTACCTAAAAGCTGTAAAGCAATGATTGAGCCCCAGATTCCGGTACTCCTTGTGGCTGGAGACTACCTCGATTGCCTGCCGTTGTGGCGCGTGCTCGCGGCAAGTTATGTCGACCTAGTCCGCGAAATCGAATCCGGCGGCGGCATCGCGAAAAGACTCGATCTGAACCTGGAGGTTGGGCCAGGGTTTTCCCATTTACCCATGATGGATATTGGGAGCGACAAGGTTTTTCAACTCATTCACAACTGGTTAGAAACGGCGGCGACCTGTTCGCGCTGGAGGGCGTAA
- a CDS encoding TonB-dependent receptor encodes MKTNVRICPCGFAVPIWFLAVPFAFAQPTAMSQESESAEGLLEEVVVSARKRAESAQDVPITINVFSGANLRERGINDIESIEENTPGFTFDFLGGTRARPTIRGIGSDETGPGGDPSTGVFLDGVYLGRSGMQAVDAYDLERVEVLKGPQGTLFGRNVVGGAVSFVTAKPTDRQNARLSLTVGQFDTVETEGFVNVPVSDTVKVRAAFATKDNSGYGNNEFTEERLDDRNRSSARIHVLFEPAETMSFLLTADSTQDNANGRVGNTHRPVGSDADGPFVNRAEIDGFSERDTWGVSLTSEIDLDAFTLTNITAYRTITEGFLEDIDGFNRIENPGVVNVDLGFSDDADSFSTEFRLAGSNERLDWTVGTYYSQEEGDGTVTLRIDGTGAENTAEAFDTDLFFTGVGKTESVALFADMIYSLSDRWNLSGGARYTQDTKDFTGGFFALGGAAEVRTESISDVDFDETTWRVSLDYTISDSAIAYFSASTGFKSGAFPLIATVPGQFITPLAPETAENFEVGIKADLANDRVRLNASLFTQDFENLQIISVSSAGGNDSINAPTADIDGVEIDLLAFLTPNLSVEARYTYLDAFYGPFNFGGTILTNSQVIRTPKSDFALSLRYEHEFGDGSRFYLVPQVSGRDEVFDDVDNNLEELRPSRTIVNANVGWISADGTYELRVFGKNLTDENYFNRVSNIPGTAGQSTSGPPRMYGLQLVWNID; translated from the coding sequence ATGAAAACAAATGTTCGGATTTGTCCTTGTGGTTTCGCGGTACCAATTTGGTTTCTTGCTGTACCGTTCGCATTCGCCCAACCGACAGCAATGTCGCAAGAGTCAGAAAGCGCCGAAGGGTTGCTAGAAGAAGTTGTTGTCAGCGCGCGCAAACGCGCTGAATCGGCCCAGGATGTACCAATCACCATTAATGTGTTTAGTGGGGCCAACCTGCGTGAGCGCGGCATCAACGATATCGAGTCTATCGAAGAAAACACACCGGGCTTTACGTTTGACTTCTTAGGGGGAACACGGGCGCGGCCTACCATTCGCGGCATTGGATCTGACGAAACCGGGCCCGGAGGCGATCCATCTACAGGCGTGTTTTTGGACGGTGTGTACCTTGGCAGGTCGGGTATGCAGGCAGTCGATGCTTATGATCTCGAGCGTGTAGAGGTCTTAAAAGGCCCGCAGGGAACACTTTTCGGTCGCAACGTTGTGGGTGGCGCTGTCAGTTTCGTAACGGCCAAGCCAACAGATCGTCAGAATGCCCGTCTAAGCCTTACCGTCGGTCAGTTCGATACAGTTGAAACCGAAGGCTTCGTCAATGTGCCCGTATCCGACACTGTCAAGGTTCGTGCGGCCTTCGCCACAAAAGACAATTCAGGCTACGGCAACAACGAGTTTACCGAAGAACGGCTCGATGATAGAAACCGCAGCAGCGCTCGGATCCACGTACTCTTTGAACCAGCAGAGACGATGTCCTTTCTTCTTACGGCGGACTCAACCCAGGACAACGCCAATGGAAGGGTGGGAAATACTCACCGTCCCGTAGGCTCAGATGCCGATGGGCCTTTTGTCAATCGCGCAGAGATTGACGGCTTTTCTGAAAGAGACACGTGGGGTGTATCGCTTACGTCAGAGATCGACCTGGATGCTTTCACGCTAACAAACATCACGGCGTACCGGACGATCACCGAGGGTTTTCTTGAAGATATTGACGGATTCAATCGGATAGAAAACCCCGGCGTTGTTAATGTTGACCTGGGCTTCTCGGACGACGCGGACTCTTTTTCAACGGAGTTTCGTCTGGCCGGCTCCAACGAACGCCTCGATTGGACCGTTGGCACGTACTACTCGCAGGAAGAAGGTGACGGCACAGTAACGTTGCGAATCGACGGCACTGGGGCGGAAAACACGGCAGAGGCGTTCGATACTGACTTGTTTTTTACAGGTGTGGGTAAGACAGAGTCCGTTGCACTGTTTGCAGACATGATTTACTCACTGTCGGATCGATGGAATCTCTCGGGTGGCGCCCGTTACACACAGGACACGAAGGATTTTACGGGAGGCTTCTTCGCCCTAGGCGGTGCGGCTGAAGTTCGTACAGAGTCTATTAGCGACGTCGACTTTGACGAAACCACCTGGCGCGTATCGTTGGACTACACAATTTCAGACTCGGCAATCGCATATTTCAGCGCTTCGACAGGCTTTAAAAGTGGTGCGTTTCCACTGATCGCCACGGTACCGGGGCAGTTTATTACCCCTCTCGCTCCGGAGACCGCAGAGAATTTTGAGGTGGGTATCAAGGCAGATCTGGCAAACGACCGAGTTCGGCTCAACGCCTCTCTGTTTACCCAGGACTTTGAGAACTTGCAGATCATCTCAGTAAGCTCCGCCGGAGGCAACGATTCGATCAACGCTCCCACCGCCGACATAGACGGTGTGGAAATCGATCTTCTTGCTTTTTTGACTCCCAACCTTAGCGTTGAGGCTCGCTATACATACCTCGATGCCTTTTATGGCCCGTTTAACTTTGGCGGCACCATCCTGACTAACTCCCAGGTCATCCGCACACCAAAATCAGACTTTGCGCTTTCGCTACGTTACGAACACGAGTTTGGTGACGGTTCGCGCTTTTACCTGGTTCCGCAAGTATCTGGACGAGACGAGGTCTTTGACGATGTCGACAACAACCTGGAAGAGTTGCGGCCCAGCAGAACCATTGTCAACGCTAACGTGGGTTGGATTTCTGCGGACGGTACCTATGAACTCCGCGTGTTCGGCAAGAACTTGACCGATGAAAACTACTTCAATCGGGTTTCGAACATTCCCGGAACCGCTGGTCAGAGCACGAGTGGCCCACCACGAATGTACGGCCTGCAGCTCGTTTGGAACATCGACTAA
- a CDS encoding cobalamin-independent methionine synthase II family protein, with translation MDRIPTTHVGSLPRPSDVFELLEEKERTSVEPAGFAKRVKQAVFDIVEQQRDCGIDYVGDGEVSKFSYTFYVRHRLQGVGTADQVDAERPKTAAHRDLLDHPELLQRIAQKTKAVNWYEMVPPPVCIAPIDYVGQAALTADLKNLSLAVSKQDVAGAFVNSASPGVLTKFVPDCHYGDEDDYLSALVDAMRTEYQAIHAAGFMLQIDAPDLASARHNQYQSLTDKEFRRIAARNIEGINAATAGIPAESIRMHVCWGNYEGPHTHDIPFSEITDLVFAARPAAILFEGANPRHAHEWEDLTSVEIPEDKILIPGVIDTTTNFVEHPRLVEHRLMRYADLVGRERVIAGTDCGFATFAGPDNAIVPSVVWAKLRSLAEGATIASERLWP, from the coding sequence ATGGATCGCATACCAACCACGCATGTTGGCAGCCTGCCGCGCCCGAGCGATGTGTTCGAGCTTCTGGAGGAGAAGGAAAGGACATCCGTTGAACCTGCTGGCTTTGCAAAGCGCGTAAAGCAGGCTGTTTTCGACATTGTCGAGCAGCAGCGCGACTGCGGAATCGACTATGTGGGCGATGGCGAGGTCAGCAAATTTTCCTACACATTTTACGTGCGACACAGGCTGCAGGGTGTGGGAACGGCAGACCAGGTGGACGCAGAGCGCCCGAAAACAGCAGCCCATCGGGACTTGTTGGATCACCCGGAGCTTCTGCAACGAATTGCGCAAAAAACCAAAGCGGTAAACTGGTATGAAATGGTGCCGCCGCCGGTTTGTATCGCACCGATAGACTATGTGGGACAGGCTGCGCTCACAGCGGATCTCAAAAACCTGTCCTTGGCGGTTTCCAAACAAGACGTCGCTGGCGCCTTCGTAAACTCCGCTTCGCCGGGTGTGCTCACAAAATTCGTGCCCGATTGCCACTATGGCGACGAAGATGACTATCTTTCCGCTCTGGTCGACGCCATGCGAACGGAGTACCAGGCGATTCACGCGGCAGGCTTTATGCTACAGATCGATGCTCCCGATCTGGCTTCGGCACGCCATAACCAATATCAGTCGTTAACCGACAAGGAGTTTCGTCGCATCGCCGCACGCAACATCGAGGGCATCAATGCGGCAACGGCCGGTATTCCGGCGGAATCTATCCGCATGCATGTGTGCTGGGGTAACTATGAGGGCCCGCACACGCACGATATCCCGTTCTCAGAAATTACCGATCTGGTGTTCGCAGCTCGACCTGCCGCAATTCTATTTGAGGGGGCCAATCCAAGGCATGCCCATGAATGGGAAGACCTTACCAGCGTGGAGATTCCCGAAGACAAAATTCTCATTCCCGGCGTCATTGATACGACGACAAACTTTGTTGAGCACCCGCGGCTCGTCGAACACCGGCTCATGCGTTATGCCGATCTGGTCGGCCGCGAAAGGGTTATCGCAGGGACCGACTGCGGCTTCGCGACCTTTGCCGGGCCCGACAACGCCATCGTTCCATCCGTGGTTTGGGCCAAACTGCGGTCCCTTGCCGAAGGTGCGACAATCGCCTCCGAACGGCTTTGGCCCTAA
- a CDS encoding ACS family MFS transporter, which produces MRKRTIVVGLCVLAAFICYIDRVNISVAIIPMQEAFGWSDTTKGFVLSSFFIGYVLFQIPSGWLTNRFGGRILLGCAIVVWSLMTLLTPPAAAYSFTALIAVRILMGVGEAGAFPGAYGLFGQWVPPKERSRAIAALLSGLPLGTLFALAATGPIVTAFGWPSVFYIFGASGFVFAIAWFALVSETPDTHPTIKQREREEIGPITRSEQAPEIPWRQIFSNSAVWALIVNHFCSNWTFYVLLAWLPSYFSDALNVNLTAAGLLSVAPWVTMFLMTNIAARIADGMISRGVSVTLVRKRMQLTGLLGAAMFLLAAPTVTSAPAAVAIICGALGMLAFTWSGFAPNHLDIAPRYAGFLLGVTNTAGSVPGVIGITVTGFLLETTGSYTGTFVLAAAICSIGAVVWLLFGSAEEQAFAKSEQRPRTDPLGPERASHG; this is translated from the coding sequence ATGCGAAAAAGAACCATCGTTGTGGGGTTATGCGTTCTGGCCGCCTTCATCTGCTACATCGACCGGGTCAACATCTCGGTGGCCATCATCCCAATGCAAGAAGCATTTGGCTGGTCCGATACGACAAAAGGCTTTGTCCTCTCCTCGTTTTTTATCGGCTACGTGCTTTTTCAAATTCCAAGTGGCTGGCTAACCAACCGATTCGGTGGTCGTATCCTGCTCGGTTGTGCAATTGTCGTGTGGTCGCTCATGACGCTTTTGACACCTCCGGCTGCCGCCTATTCGTTTACGGCCCTGATAGCGGTCCGCATTTTGATGGGTGTGGGCGAAGCGGGGGCTTTTCCCGGTGCCTATGGTTTGTTCGGTCAATGGGTGCCGCCAAAGGAACGGTCACGCGCCATCGCGGCGCTGCTCAGTGGTCTGCCCTTGGGAACGTTATTCGCGCTTGCCGCGACAGGACCAATCGTTACGGCGTTTGGTTGGCCAAGTGTGTTCTACATTTTTGGAGCCAGCGGATTTGTCTTCGCCATCGCATGGTTCGCGTTGGTGAGCGAGACACCTGATACCCATCCAACCATCAAACAGCGCGAGCGCGAGGAGATCGGCCCGATCACCAGGTCCGAGCAAGCGCCCGAGATTCCCTGGCGCCAGATTTTCTCTAACTCCGCGGTTTGGGCTCTGATTGTCAATCACTTTTGCAGTAACTGGACATTTTACGTGTTACTGGCGTGGCTGCCGAGCTACTTCAGCGACGCGCTGAACGTCAATCTGACCGCCGCGGGGCTGCTGTCCGTGGCGCCGTGGGTAACGATGTTCCTCATGACGAACATCGCGGCGCGCATCGCCGACGGCATGATATCGCGAGGGGTGTCGGTAACCCTTGTGCGCAAGCGCATGCAGCTGACCGGTCTTCTTGGTGCCGCAATGTTCTTGCTGGCTGCGCCCACTGTCACCAGTGCTCCAGCAGCCGTGGCCATCATTTGTGGTGCCCTCGGCATGCTTGCATTCACCTGGTCTGGGTTTGCGCCGAACCATCTCGATATTGCTCCACGTTATGCCGGGTTTCTGCTCGGCGTAACCAACACCGCCGGGTCGGTCCCAGGCGTTATCGGCATTACGGTCACGGGTTTTCTACTCGAGACGACGGGGTCTTACACCGGAACATTTGTCCTGGCGGCGGCCATATGCTCAATCGGCGCGGTTGTTTGGCTGTTGTTCGGATCGGCTGAAGAGCAAGCCTTCGCAAAATCGGAGCAACGCCCGAGAACAGATCCCCTTGGGCCTGAGCGCGCCTCTCATGGGTGA